From the genome of Triticum aestivum cultivar Chinese Spring chromosome 1A, IWGSC CS RefSeq v2.1, whole genome shotgun sequence:
GGATATCACCTATGTCATCATGCAAATGGGTTCAACTACTAGCAATGCATAATCGTAAATTTTGATGCGTGAAAATAAAGAGTCGATTACACCACTGGTGCTAAAACTTGACACAAATAGTCACTTTAGTGCCAGAACTTGCGGTGTACATATAAGTGGTTCAAGAACTTGGCTTGACCGTGCAAATACGGTGTTGTATACTCCTGCAGCTCTGACTTGGCGTTCCAGCATGGCGAGGAGCCCACTTTCAGTGGCTGAAAGGGTAGGGCTGGGTGTGTGGCCTTTTTATTTTGCGAAAAGCCCCTGATATATTTTTTATCTCAGAAAAAAGTACAGAAAATAAAATGGTCCGCCAGAGGTTTGAACATGTGACATGCAGAGTTCGTGAACAATTTTAATCCCAAAAATCAGTGCATTATTTTGCGGAAAAAATCAGTGCATTTTTTAGTCCCAAAAATCAGTGCATGATCGGTCATTCAAACCAGGAACCTCATCAGGTAAATAAGTGCCCGGGCATTGCACCACAACCGACAAGGCAACTTATTTTGATGTAAATTACAATTTATGAATATAACACACCGCGATCGTGTGACTAAACTGAATTGCATTCGGCGCAACCATTTTCAACATTTTAAtttttcacatttttaaattttgtAAAAAATATGTAAACTATAATCATGCGTTATAAACAATATAcatataaataaaataaactacATTGAAAATGTTCATATAACATCGAAACATATCAGGTACTAATTTAACAAAAATCCATATAATTAAATTTTATGACTATAACACAAAACGATCGTGTGGCTAAACTGAACTGTAGTCAGTGTGGACAATTGCAACGTTTTAGTTTTTTGCATTTTAAATTTTTGTAAATTATAATGACGTGTTATAAATAATATACATACAAAGAAAATAAATTACATTATAGAAGTTCATATAACATCAAAACATGTCCCTGTACTAAATTTAACAACCATATAATTAACTTATGAATTTAAAAAAACTATGATTTAAAACGTGTTCACATTTTAAGAAAATAGTAAATTACTTctagaattttttatatttaaaTAAATTCATATATATGTTAATTGTTTCCTGATTTCAATATCATATTCatgtagtatataaaagtgatcgTGGTTTAAGGAAATTTTAGGTTGTTTAAAAGAGTTCAGGTGTTCAATAAATTTTATGTGTTTTCTAATTTTTTACATATTTTGTAACtaaaattaaatataaaatatgtatgaaaaataaatAGGAGCCTAGTGTGCCATCGGATTGCAGATTCTGATGTGTACTATTCAAATCATATAAGCATATTTTATAATTCATTAGTATTTTAAATTGTATGAATATGTTTTAAAATAACACATTAATtctatttaaaatgacatgaaccTTTTGAATTATGCATAGTGTAATTATACTTTTTAAACAAGAGACGTCTTGTGTTGGGGTGGTATGCCTGGGTATTTAACTTGTTATATTTTGCTTATGGGATTAAAGTTCTTAATTTATATTGTTCAGCCTAAAGTATATAAAGCTTATATATCTTACTGTGTTGTCAAATCTGACTCTGTGTGCTGGATAGCCAACCGCACGGGTAACCCGTAGGTCGTGAGTTTGAATCTGAGGAGTAGCATTTTTCTTTTATGTACAATTTCTCTAGAGCAACTTTTCCGTGAGAGAAAAAAATTATCAAGTGGCTTTTCGCAAAAAGGCAGACCACATGCCCTGCCCTCTCCTTCTTCTCACTGACAGCGGGCCTCACGCCGAGCTGACACACCTAGTCAACGCAGCAAGCGTATACAATACCGTATTTGCACCGTCAAGCCAAGTTTTTGAACCACTTATATGTATACCACAAGTTCTAGCACTAAAGTGATTATTTGTGCCAAGTTCTAGCACCTGTAGTGTAATTGACGCAAAAATAAACTACATCATGAGCAGAAACTTGGGTGAAACAACATGGTCAAAGGTTGCTCGACTGGCTCAGCAAAGTCATCAAAtgcttctggtccttctccaagtccTTAGTCTACCTCGTTATCTAACGTTGGACgaaacacaataagcaacacaataaGGCAGAAAAATAGAATTGTCCTAAAAATATAGGAGAAACTTTTCGAGGACCCCTCTGGTCATGAGAAAAATGACTAAAGTGACTTTATTTATTGTAGAGCTATTGGTATTTTTGAACATTTCATTTTGTTGGAATCAAAGGAAATATGGACTTGCATGAAATCCACAAGatgcctttttataaaaatgagtgAATGCACTCATCAAATCAATAATGATTCCAGAAACATTTataaattggtttcactggatttggagttcaaatgaatactCTAGGACTTACTTAAGTTGACATATATGCTAAAATGATCTATTAAATGAACCAGACAGAATGTGTTCGTACCAAAAATGTTCAGTATGGCTTTCTAAATAATATATCGTTATTTAGGAAACATGCATAAATTTGAATCATTGCATTTGGAATTCATTTGAATCCTAGGGAATTATTTTTAGTTCACTTGAAAAAGAAAACAGAGAAGCCAACTGAGCTAGATGGGCCGACCAGCCAGATCCAGCTTAGTCGACCGCACGGGCCGCGTGCACCAGTTTAAACCTGGCAGGCGGGGCCAGCCTACCAGTGAGACAGAGAGGGGGGAGCGTTTCTCAAGGCGTCGCCTGCATCGACGCTGGTCATATCCTCCCCGTACAGACACCAATGGACTCGGGAAACTTCCGCGTGTCAGGTGGTGGTCGAGGTGGTCACCGGAATCCACAACGGCGAGGTGGCCCGaacggcggcgacggagacgatgaTGGATTTGACGGCTCGGGCACGAAGGCGTGCGGGAAAACATcgcacgagctccgcctcgacgaaAGAGGAAgaatgggagagagagggagccgtggggtggccgaaAACAACCGGttcgacggcgacccgaggcggctCCGCCGTGCTCGATCTTGAGCTTACCGAGGGCTAGGCAAGAAGCTTTTAGGCGCGGGCGACGGTTGGTGTTGGTGGAGCTGGATGGGAGTGGAGGAGAGGCCAGGGGCTCCAATTCGCGCCCTGGAGCGTGCCTGAGGCTCGGTCGTGGTGTTTGTAGTGGACTGAGAGCGCGAGGAGGGAAATGAGCATGGCCAGGTGGTTAAGGGGAGTGCGTGGGAGCGTTGCATGGCACCTGAGCAAGGAGAGAGCAACAGTTGTGGCTTGCACACGTCGGGCGCTCTCGGCTCGGGTCATGGCCGTCCAACAGtccaaagaagaagaggagaggcttGGACTTTGCCCAACAGTCACTAGGGGTGCAGATGGATGGTTTGGATACACCGGCTTGGCTTAGAATGGTTGGGTTTAGTAGCATGGCATCAACAGTGCCATTAGTGCAGTGTTGAGCGTGCTCTGACGATTTCAGCGATTCTAGGAATGAGGAGGGTTTGCTACTGTCCAGGGGTGGGTTTTGACCAAGTCTTGGTGCTGGGGATCAGAAGAAGATAAGGGAGAGAGAAAGAAAGTGCTCCTGCCCCCCTGTTCAGAATGCTGGAAGCATAGATTTGAGCAATGATTTGGTCAAATTGACCACTGAGGATGGCACTAGATGGGCTTCATTGCAGGAGGCAGCTCTGATAAAAATTTCGTGGCATTTGGAAAAACTTCGCTTCACAAAATTTTCAAAACCAGATTCTGCATGTAGTGAAACAGAGGAAGTAATCCAAACCAAATGAATGATCTGGTGGCTCAAAATTGGGAGGGTGGACATTTGACTACATTTAGCCATCCAAGAATTGTTTGGGAATTTTTTGAGAAACTTCCCTGTGTAAAAGTTtcaaaccctagaaatgggcaaAACTGAAAATTGTAGatctaggaatatttttgaatatgATAAGTGACGTGTTACGGGTTGCGAGCCGTCAGATCGGCATAACTTTGTGGTTGAGCGTTGTCCTCACTTTTGCAACAGAGATCGTGTTGCAAGTTCTCTTTCGCAACACAAGTCTTGTTGCAAAACATTTGCAAGAAAGGTTGTGCTGTAGATTTTTTTTGCAACATAGCTCTTGTTgtagatttttttttttgcaacagaggtttTGTTGCAGAATTTTTTTTACGTCTCCCTTTTTTGGCATCAGAGCTGTTGTTGTGAAAGGAACTTTTGCAACACGGGtgatgttgcagattttttttttaGAACAAAGTACTTAGGATAGTGCGGTGCATGAGCCACATATGGGACATGCGTCACGCTCCGAAGGCGGCGGACGCTCCATCGGATCAGCCGGTTGTTCTTGAGCTTTTCCCATATGATAATGGGTTGAAACTCTTATATACGATAATGATTATGTTATTTTTGTGTAGCTCGCATAAAAATGTATTTTGCCATGAAACTTTACAGATAAGTGGTATACATctgtaggtgtgtgtgtgtgtgattaaGAGTTTTTTTTAAACCTAAATTTTGGTTTTtgactttttcttttcttttcaaatTTAAAGCTCCATGGAGCTTGAGCTCCATTAGCAATTTCCGACATGTTCGTACATATAAAATACTTATCATGCATTAAAAATACCCACAGTGTATTTGAAAAACTATTCATCGAGTATTAGAAGAAAGTTTACCGAGTATTTCAAATAATGTTCACCACATATTATTTAGGGGAAAACACCCACCATCAATTAACTATTTATATTACGGCCAACAGCACCTTGGACATAAAAGAAATCTTAGTCAACTTATGTGTAAGCGGACCCTAGAAAAATGCACTTAGTGCACCACGTGCCATCGCCGCTCTCCATTCAGCTTCCAAATTAAGAGATGAAGCTAGAACAGACCAAAGAAAACCAACACCGAGCAAATGGACGCCACACAAACACTCGAGACAGTTAAAAGGCATGGTTAAATTTAGCAAAGCCAATGGCCGGGCAGCCAAGTAATTAGGTACCAAAGCcaacacgcgcgcgcgcgcacgatCGGGCACGCACGACCCCGCCAGACTTCCTCTCCACCGCGctctctcctccccttcccctccaaGGCGAACCAAGAAACACCCGCCGACCTCGCCAGCCTTCGACCACCGCGATGTGGTCGTCGTGGAGCCGGCGGAAGCCAGCCGCCGGGCGGCTCACGCATTCCCCGTCGTTATCCTCGTCTGCCACGTCGCCGTCCAAAGAGCACAGCGGCATCGGCTCCGTCCTTGACGATGCGGCGGCACCCCCCGCCGGCGGAGGCAAGATCGTCCTGCACCGCGTGCGGTCGTCGACCAAGCTACGGACGTGCAAGTCGTTCGCGGCGGCCGAGGAGGCAGCGGCGGCCGCGGTGGCGGCCGAGCGGCGTGTCGTGCTCTACTTCACCTCCCTACGAGCCGTGCGGCCCACGTTCGAGGCCTGCCGCGACGTGCGCGCCATCCTGCGCGGCCTCCGTGTCGGCGTCGACGAGCGGGACGTGTCCATGGACGCGGCGTTCCTCACCGAGCTCCGCGCGCTGATGCGGCGGGACCAACCGCCGCTGCCGCAGCTATTCGTCGCCGGACGGCTCGTCGGAGACGCGGATGACGTGCGCGCGCTGCACGAGAGCGGGGAGCTCCGGCGCGTCGTGGCCGGGGCGCCGCAACTTCCACCCACGCCGTGCGCGTCCTGCGGCGGCTCGCGGTTCGCCCCCTGCGTCGCGTGCGGCGGCAGCCATCGCTGGTTCAGCGAGAAGACTAGGGGGTTCCGTGTCTGCGCAGCGTGCAACGAGAACGGCCTCGTGCGGTGCACCGCATGCTCCCGCGGCTGAAGCTCCTCACATATCGGAGGCGACCATATCGCGCATGGAAATGGAAGTGCTGGCTACCTCAATTATCAAATGTGCCTGCCCCATTCGATTGAAATCCAAAGGATATGTTCCTCAAACCGTGTGATTTGTGTGAAGATCGATGTTTGGACGTGGTTCAAGCTTAGCTGATGTTCATGAATAGAAAGATCGATTAATTAAAAGGAGGATAATTGCAGATTTCTCACCCTTTTGTTTTCATGGAAATTGGATGAAATCGTAGTTGAAGTAATAACCTGCGGAAGAACCCGAAAGAAAtttgttactccctccattcctaggGAGTAGATATGATTAAGTCCTGAATGTTATATTTTGTCTCTCTATCacactaaggccctgtttggttcggcttttattgacggatttcactgccgcgcagcagaatctgaaccaaagggcaAATCCAGCAGAATCCGATTTtagaaatccgctgccaaaatctgaaccaaaagcggaagcagcccaggacgtgctttccaaaatctgattccgctgcgggccaaaatctgaaaaagctgtatcaactggtttgccaaatgacctaaatctttttcacatcagattttccacatccgtttttccacagcagatttttcacagctgcttttagaaatccacagccaAACCAAACAGAGATGATGGAAGACCAAACAGAGATGATGGAAGACCAAAAACCCAGCATATGCGGTGTTGCAGGGAGAAAGGGGCGCAGAGATGATGGAAGACCAAAATCTAGCGGCGTGGGATGCGGAATCTAGCATCACCCCACCCCTAAAAGAAAAACATTTACTCGCTCACCTGTAACGCTAGAACAAACCCAACCTCAGTTCTTGGCACCGGCGGCGGCAACGACTCAGATCTGCAGAAGTAGCGGTGGCGGCTTCAATCTTTGGTAGGAGGATATGGTTCTCCCCTTCGCCTTTGACTCCATCTCGTCCTCCTCATCTCCGCCATGGGTAGGTCGTCTGCTCCAAAGGGTGTAAGCAGCACACAAACCTCCTTCTGATGTTAGGTCGTTATGTACGGTTAGTGTCAATTTTACCATTGCTTACCGCAACATCGATGTCGCCATTAGGTCGTTATGGACGAACGAATCAAGTTGGTTGTTCAGACGGTACCATTCATTGTTGTGATTCAGCCCTAGGCCATGTCGGTCCACAAGAGAGTTGTTCGTCGGAGTGATAAGTCTGTCATCCATTATGGTCCATTGCCAATCTGAGATAGGGAGAGTATAGCAAATCTAAACTAAATCTACAACACGACGACGTAGAGGTTGCAAACATGCTTCAAATGCAAAGGGCAACGTTTGCATGTTTGTGGAGACGTTCAGATACAGGGGCTGCTACAAGATAGCATCCAGACCTCTGTTGAAGAGCAGGTAGCAATGTTCCTTCATGTTGTGGGTCATAATCAGAGATTCAGAGTGAGTAACAACTCGTTCAAGAGATCCATGAAGACCATTTCCAGGTATTTCAAGCAAGTCTTGTATGCTATTGGAGGGTTAAGGAGATCCAAGAAGAagagggatgatgatgatgatgatgatgatgatgatggacttCCCCCTAGTTTGGCATCGATGAACTTCCCCTATTGAGCCATATGACTATTAATTCATACTATAATTTGTTAATAGTTGGGATGAACTAACATTTTTTTACTAGCTAGGACCGAAACTATGTTAATTTCCTACTGCATGTGTAGTGTAGTGTGTGATAAGGTCATCATTAGTGAGAAGCAGTGACCACAACATAGGTCACGCACAACCAAACACCATGTTTTGCACGTTGACAACCATAATCCAGAAATGTTGCCAACCAAACAACAGGCATGAAACTGCTTAGTGGTGCAATGCAGGCTACCAAACTATGTGTAGAGCAAGGTTTTTGGCCTATACCCACTCAACCATGTCCAACTCAGCCACGGATACAAATACCTCAAAATCCATGCAGTCTACCAAACGCCTCCTAATACATTTTAAGACCATGACAAAGTGGCAGATGTTTGCATGcaatgcactagagcaaatggggGTACTCCAAAGTATTATGATATCCTAGTCACGTGGCATGTAGTACCAGTACTAAGAAACTTGGGACTCTGGTTTCCACTAATCTTGTTAGAGGGAGATGTCCAACaaaacaaggacaaggtgcatgcttgTCTCAAGCCCATCAGTGAAATGTTAAGCATGCGGCCTTGTACATGTTATTCATATTTCATGGACCCTAGTTGAGAGTCGGTAGTGGCAATCGTGTGAGGACGGTGGCTGGGTGGGGGAGTGGGCGATTCATGTGGCCATGCACATCTAGTAGCCATGTGATTAGGGGTTGAAAGTGCAATCCTTATCCCTGGTGGGTTTTGGTGATCAATGGCATCATGGTTCAAGGGACTAACGAACATTCAAGTCTATTTCAAATCACATTTCAAAAGATGCAACTCGGGTGATGGTTGATGACCCTCAATTCTTGAACAACAAGTTTTCGCCATGTTAAGTACCTAGGATTACCTCATCACATTAGGAGGCTAACAA
Proteins encoded in this window:
- the LOC123137299 gene encoding uncharacterized protein At3g28850-like — encoded protein: MWSSWSRRKPAAGRLTHSPSLSSSATSPSKEHSGIGSVLDDAAAPPAGGGKIVLHRVRSSTKLRTCKSFAAAEEAAAAAVAAERRVVLYFTSLRAVRPTFEACRDVRAILRGLRVGVDERDVSMDAAFLTELRALMRRDQPPLPQLFVAGRLVGDADDVRALHESGELRRVVAGAPQLPPTPCASCGGSRFAPCVACGGSHRWFSEKTRGFRVCAACNENGLVRCTACSRG